A single genomic interval of Oreochromis aureus strain Israel breed Guangdong linkage group 12, ZZ_aureus, whole genome shotgun sequence harbors:
- the LOC116315335 gene encoding protein FAM240B, with protein MNLALVHDRELIKTFWERRIETQTQQAETEEQRMSQSALKKLRGEWLVRLENRTKHLKNLNDNYMRKMKMEPSADQT; from the exons atgaacctggcTCTGGTCCATGACAGAGAGCTCATTAAGACGTTCTGGGAGAGGAGGATCGAGACTCAGACTCAACAAGCCGAGACCGAGGAGCAGAGGATGAGCCAGAGCGCCCTCAAAAA GCTGAGGGGGGAGTGGCTGGTCCGTCTGGAGAACCGAACCAAACACCTGAAGAACCTCAATGACAACTACATGAggaagatgaagatggagcCGTCAGCTGACCAGACCTGA